The Rhodothermales bacterium DNA window CAACGCGGAGGAGATCTGGGTGACGCTCGACGACAAGCGCCAATTTCCGGCGGAGGTGGTGGGTACCGACGCCTCGACGGACCTCGCCGTCATCCGGGTCATCACCGACGAGCGCCTGCCGAGCACCCGCCTCGGGGATTCGGACGAGGTGGCGGTTGGGGACTGGGTGATCGCGATCGGCAACCCGTTCCGGCTTACTTCTACCGTCACCGCCGGCATCGTGAGCGCGCTCGGCCGGCAGGTCAATATCATCGAAGGAGACTTCAGTATCGAAGATTTCATCCAGACGGACGCGGCGATCAACCCCGGCAACTCGGGCGGGGCGCTGGTGAATATGCGCGGCGAACTCATTGGCATCAATACCGCCATCGCCACCGAGAGCGGGTCGTACGAAGGATACGGCTTTGCCGTCCCGACGAATCTGATGGATCGTGTCGCACAGGACCTGATCGCGTACGGCGAGGTGCGACGTGGCTTTCTCGGTGTGGAAATCAGTTCGATCGACGCCGACATGGCGCGTCAGCTGGGCCTCAAACGGATCGGTGGGGTGCTCCTGACCGGGGTACACACCGGGACGTTTGCCCACGAAGCCGGCCTCAAACAGGGCGATGTCGTCCTCACGATCAACGGCCGGCGCGTCGATGCGCCCAACGAATTGCAGCGTACCGTGGCCCGGTTCAGCCCGGGCGACCTGCTCGAAGTGGATGTCTGGCGCGACGAATCCGTCCGCCGCTTCCAGGTCCGCCTCCTCGGCCGCGACGATCCGGGCTACAAGAACTGGCTCACCGAACTGCAAAACCGGCCCCAGCGTCAGGCCCCGTCCTATGAACCCCCGCCCGACGGCGAGGAAGCCGAGACCACATTCGAAGTGAAATCCTGGGGCCTGGGGTTGCAGGCGCTGGGGGATCGGACGCGGACGCGCTTCGGGGTGGACCACGGCGTGTATATCGCGTATGTGGCCAAAGGAAGCTCACCCTCGCTTGCCGGCCTGCCCCGCGATGTCGTGCTCACGGGCCTCAACGACGAGGAGGTGCATTCGCTCGAGACGGCCGTGGGCCTGCTCGAAAAACTGGCTCGCACCGGCCAACCCGTTGTGTTTCAGGTGCGCCGGCAAGACGGCCGCATCGCATTTTACGAATCCGATGTGCCGGTTTCCACCGAGGAGTTGACCCCCTGATGATCCGATACCTCACCGCCGGCGAATCGCATGGCGAGGCGCTTGTAGGCATTGTGGAAGGTGTGCCGGCCGGCGTGCCTCTCCTGGCCGACGACATCAATACCCACCTGGCGCGACGCTGGCTCGGCTTCGGGCGCGGCGGCCGCGCCAAATTCGAAAAAGACCTCGTCCATATCTACTCGGGCGTCCGGTTTTCGAAGACGATGGGCGGGCCCATCGCGCTGCGGCTGGACAACGAAGCCTACCAGAAGGATAAGTCCGGCTGGCCTGAAGTCATGGCCCTCGAGGGCACGGGAGAAGGGATCGAACGCATCACGCTGCCCCGTCCGGGCCATGCGGATCTCGTGGGCGTCCAGAAATACCGGTTCGACGATATTCGCCCGGTCATCGACCGGTCGAGCGCTCGCGAGACGGCCATGCGCGTCGCCTGCTGCACGATCGCCCGTCAGTTTTTGAAACAGGTCGGGATCGAGATCGGCAGCCATGTGCTCCGGATCGGAGGCGTGGGATACGACGACGCCGCCGAGTGGCGCGCGAAGGTAGATGAGGCCACCGCCGGCGGCGCCGAAGGCCTCAACCGCCTGGCGGACACCAGCGAGGTGCGGATGTTGGATCCGGACCTCTCGGCGCGATGCATCGAGCATATCAAGGAAATCAAACAACAGGGCGATTCGCTGGGCGGCCATTACGAGGTAATCGTCACCGGCGTGCCACCCGGGTTGGGCTCGTATGTCCAGTGGGATCGTAAACTCGACGGGCTCCTCGCGCAGGCAATCCTGTCAATCCAGGCCCAGAAAGCCGTGGAGATTGGCGATGGCGTCGCGGCGGCCCGGACACCGGGATCCCGGTTTCACGACCCGATCGACAAAAACGGCGCCGGGTACCCGAGACGGTCGAACCACGCCGGCGGGATCGAGGGCGGCATGTCGAACGGCATGCCGATCGTCATCCGCGGCTTCATGAAGCCCATTCCTACCCTCATCAAAGCCCTCGGAACGGTCGACATCGCTTCGGGCGAGTCCATGCCGACCCGCTACGAACGCAGCGACGTGACGAGCGTGCCGGCCGCATCCACCGTCGCCGAGGCCGTCGTCGCCGTCACCATCGCCAACGCTTTTCTGGAGAAATTCGGCGGGGACAGCCTGGAAGAGATCCTTGAACGGGTGGGTGCATCGAAAGCGTAGCTTTCGATGGTTGGCAGGTTGCAGGTTGGCAGGTTACAGGTTGGTAGGTTGGCGGGCTGCTAGTCACGACCGAATAACCTGGTGTATCGCTCACACTTAACTTGTTAACCTGCGAACCTGCAACTTGCAACCAACATGTCCTGGATCGATGCCCTCGTCCATCGCGCTGACGCGAACCTGAACACCCGGACTACTCCTCTTTCGGTCGCCCCGGATGCGCCCCATGTCGTCGTCATCGGCGCCGGCTTTGGCGGGCTGGCGGCGGCGATCCGGCTCAGCGTACGCGGCTACCGGGTGACGGTGGTCGACCGCCTCGATCAGGCCGGCGGGCGTGGACGGGTGTTCGAGCAGGATGGGTTCACCTTCGACGCCGGCCCCACCGTCATCACGGCGCCCTTTCTGTTCGAGGAACTGTGGAGCCTCTGCGGCCGGCGTATGGCCGACGACGTAGACCTGCGCCCCGTCTCTCCCTTTTACCGCATCCGGTTCGATGACGGGACGTCGTTCGACTACACG harbors:
- a CDS encoding trypsin-like peptidase domain-containing protein, translating into PRPSSDSIAMSALANPMALSETFRNVATLVKPAVVFIRVDMAVDESQRRWLPSFRARRQSVGSGVIISEDGYLVTNNHVVDNAEEIWVTLDDKRQFPAEVVGTDASTDLAVIRVITDERLPSTRLGDSDEVAVGDWVIAIGNPFRLTSTVTAGIVSALGRQVNIIEGDFSIEDFIQTDAAINPGNSGGALVNMRGELIGINTAIATESGSYEGYGFAVPTNLMDRVAQDLIAYGEVRRGFLGVEISSIDADMARQLGLKRIGGVLLTGVHTGTFAHEAGLKQGDVVLTINGRRVDAPNELQRTVARFSPGDLLEVDVWRDESVRRFQVRLLGRDDPGYKNWLTELQNRPQRQAPSYEPPPDGEEAETTFEVKSWGLGLQALGDRTRTRFGVDHGVYIAYVAKGSSPSLAGLPRDVVLTGLNDEEVHSLETAVGLLEKLARTGQPVVFQVRRQDGRIAFYESDVPVSTEELTP
- the aroC gene encoding chorismate synthase — protein: MIRYLTAGESHGEALVGIVEGVPAGVPLLADDINTHLARRWLGFGRGGRAKFEKDLVHIYSGVRFSKTMGGPIALRLDNEAYQKDKSGWPEVMALEGTGEGIERITLPRPGHADLVGVQKYRFDDIRPVIDRSSARETAMRVACCTIARQFLKQVGIEIGSHVLRIGGVGYDDAAEWRAKVDEATAGGAEGLNRLADTSEVRMLDPDLSARCIEHIKEIKQQGDSLGGHYEVIVTGVPPGLGSYVQWDRKLDGLLAQAILSIQAQKAVEIGDGVAAARTPGSRFHDPIDKNGAGYPRRSNHAGGIEGGMSNGMPIVIRGFMKPIPTLIKALGTVDIASGESMPTRYERSDVTSVPAASTVAEAVVAVTIANAFLEKFGGDSLEEILERVGASKA